In Marinobacter antarcticus, one genomic interval encodes:
- a CDS encoding EAL domain-containing protein, whose translation MTKLQWSRALAALILLLPLAFSCQGDEKFRFPSVELLRVPPGAQLSLDEAAASGDWQTLENSSPNFGYSRDTTWFRFDVPAESQIDLLEITYSQLDHIAFYLIANGELAETFTTGDRYPFTQRPILNRHFLFPFSSETSDNRQILLEVRTTGTLQVPMVLWNTQAFFEHASVEEQLHAVYYGILISVIFFNLFVFIALREHVYLLYVLSTLGYLLLIGNLNGTAFHLIWPGNPELQNRATLFTVPLAVMFTLLFSRSFLRLKQTGPLLNRIVLGFVTLNAAMVIITGLIDYNSAIRLTVAIAIPSTLLLTIIGPLQWVRRNPQAGYYTIASGALSLGSAITAANKYGLLPNNFITTYGMEIGSALEAILLALALAARLYQERQDKVKAREAELAAMTARRSAELKLIESALHNSLTGLPNRASFEMQANDLIRQAPDTRHGIVVIHLNNLKSVTKTLGHQNSDRILELAARSLNAITRELPGIISLGQHNGRNFFVACLDPETFACVVDASISENARRSVLSALEAIRSPIDYLGMQVPLNAQLGVAVSPIHGADATSLIRRAVIAEGSDRAQERGIAYYKLSRDSFSAGRLTMASELQKALANNELKLYLQPKLNLATGQIAGLEALIRWPERNPSVGADEIIMLAEQTGLIKPLTRWALEQSLQLRNCLLENGQRFKLSVNISPNNLREPDFPLFVKRLMSAHPQHGGAIIFEITETSMMQDPVNALKALNSLTNAGIPVSIDDFGSGYSSLSYIKQLPASEIKIDRSLITDLATREEDRVIVQTTIDMCHSLGYLVVAEGVEDEATANLLKGMGCDMIQGYLLSRPLPLEKMLTWLTDRHEAASMQRAPG comes from the coding sequence GTGACAAAGCTCCAATGGTCTCGCGCTCTGGCAGCACTGATACTGCTTCTGCCTCTGGCCTTCAGCTGCCAGGGCGACGAGAAATTCCGTTTCCCCAGTGTCGAGCTTCTGCGCGTGCCGCCGGGCGCGCAGTTATCTCTGGACGAAGCAGCTGCCTCCGGCGACTGGCAGACTCTTGAAAACAGCAGTCCGAATTTTGGTTATAGCCGAGATACTACCTGGTTCCGCTTTGACGTTCCCGCCGAAAGCCAGATTGATTTGCTTGAAATTACCTACTCGCAACTGGATCACATCGCGTTTTATCTTATTGCGAATGGCGAACTTGCCGAGACATTTACTACCGGGGATCGCTATCCGTTTACCCAACGACCTATTCTTAATCGCCACTTTCTGTTCCCTTTCAGCTCAGAGACCAGCGATAACCGGCAGATCCTTCTGGAGGTTCGCACCACCGGCACCTTGCAGGTTCCGATGGTTCTTTGGAACACACAGGCTTTTTTTGAACACGCCTCCGTTGAAGAGCAGCTGCACGCCGTTTATTACGGCATATTGATCAGCGTTATATTCTTCAACCTTTTCGTCTTTATCGCGCTTCGCGAACACGTTTACCTACTCTATGTGCTCTCTACGCTCGGCTACCTGTTATTGATTGGTAATCTGAACGGCACCGCATTCCATTTGATCTGGCCAGGAAACCCAGAGCTGCAAAACCGAGCCACACTGTTCACCGTGCCACTTGCAGTAATGTTTACCCTACTGTTCTCGCGATCCTTTCTCAGACTCAAACAAACCGGCCCCTTGCTCAACCGCATTGTGCTTGGTTTCGTTACGCTGAACGCAGCCATGGTAATAATCACGGGCCTCATTGATTACAACAGCGCCATCAGGCTAACCGTCGCCATAGCCATTCCAAGCACCCTGCTGCTCACTATAATCGGCCCTCTGCAATGGGTGCGAAGGAACCCTCAAGCCGGTTATTACACCATAGCCTCTGGGGCGCTTTCCCTTGGTAGCGCCATTACCGCCGCCAACAAGTACGGACTGCTTCCCAACAACTTCATTACCACTTACGGCATGGAGATTGGCTCTGCGCTTGAGGCAATACTGCTGGCTCTGGCCCTGGCAGCGCGGCTGTACCAAGAGCGTCAGGACAAGGTAAAAGCCCGCGAAGCAGAGCTTGCTGCCATGACAGCAAGGCGTTCAGCTGAACTCAAACTGATTGAGAGCGCCCTGCACAACTCGCTTACCGGCCTGCCCAATCGCGCCAGTTTCGAAATGCAGGCGAACGATCTGATTCGTCAGGCGCCGGACACGCGGCACGGCATTGTCGTAATTCACCTGAACAACCTGAAGTCTGTGACCAAAACTCTGGGGCACCAGAACAGCGACCGAATACTCGAACTGGCTGCAAGGAGCCTGAATGCAATCACACGCGAGCTTCCTGGCATCATTTCCCTGGGGCAACATAACGGGCGCAATTTTTTCGTAGCCTGTCTCGATCCGGAGACCTTTGCCTGCGTGGTAGATGCAAGTATTTCAGAAAACGCACGCAGATCTGTTTTATCTGCGCTGGAAGCCATTCGTAGCCCGATTGATTATCTTGGCATGCAGGTTCCACTAAACGCCCAGCTTGGCGTCGCTGTCTCGCCGATTCATGGCGCTGATGCCACATCATTGATTCGCAGGGCCGTTATAGCGGAGGGCTCAGATCGCGCGCAAGAGCGCGGAATCGCTTATTACAAGCTTTCCAGAGACTCCTTCAGCGCTGGCAGACTTACGATGGCATCAGAGTTGCAAAAAGCTCTTGCAAATAATGAGCTCAAGCTCTACCTGCAACCGAAACTGAATCTCGCAACCGGACAAATTGCGGGGCTGGAGGCACTTATACGCTGGCCGGAACGCAACCCGTCCGTGGGGGCTGATGAAATCATCATGCTGGCAGAGCAGACAGGTCTGATCAAACCACTGACCCGCTGGGCACTGGAGCAGTCCCTGCAGCTCAGAAACTGTCTTCTGGAGAATGGGCAACGTTTCAAACTCTCGGTAAACATCTCTCCCAATAACCTTCGGGAACCGGATTTCCCACTGTTCGTGAAACGACTAATGAGCGCTCACCCACAGCACGGAGGCGCTATCATCTTTGAGATTACCGAAACATCGATGATGCAAGATCCTGTCAACGCTTTAAAAGCGCTTAACTCACTGACAAATGCGGGCATTCCGGTTTCCATTGACGACTTCGGGTCCGGTTACTCATCGCTCTCTTACATCAAACAGTTGCCCGCCAGTGAAATCAAGATCGACCGTTCGCTCATCACAGATCTGGCCACCCGTGAGGAAGACAGGGTTATTGTCCAGACCACCATCGACATGTGTCACAGCCTGGGCTACCTGGTTGTTGCGGAAGGCGTGGAAGATGAGGCAACTGCGAACCTGCTGAAGGGGATGGGGTGCGACATGATTCAGGGCTATCTGCTGAGCCGCCCTCTGCCGCTTGAAAAAATGCTTACCTGGCTCACCGACAGGCACGAAGCGGCCTCCATGCAGCGCGCGCCGGGATAA
- a CDS encoding flavodoxin domain-containing protein codes for MTDIRILVGSVYGGALMTAIAIKQALDADGYSVSVLENPVLDDITSDAVPLLVCTSTTGQGEIPGNLLPFYVALREQLPQQPGRPFGVIVLGDSSYGDTFCGAGELIEEALYETAARKVGETLCIDALETQEPESEALPWVREWVSAALA; via the coding sequence ATGACAGACATTCGAATTCTGGTAGGCAGCGTCTACGGTGGCGCGCTGATGACCGCAATAGCCATCAAGCAGGCGCTGGACGCCGACGGTTACTCGGTATCCGTTCTGGAGAACCCGGTGCTAGACGATATAACGTCTGATGCAGTCCCACTACTTGTGTGTACTTCTACGACAGGCCAAGGGGAAATCCCCGGCAACCTGCTGCCTTTCTATGTGGCCTTGCGTGAACAGCTCCCGCAGCAACCGGGCAGGCCTTTCGGTGTCATCGTGCTGGGAGACAGCTCCTACGGCGATACCTTTTGCGGTGCCGGCGAGCTTATAGAAGAAGCACTTTACGAAACTGCTGCCCGGAAGGTTGGCGAAACCCTGTGCATTGATGCGCTGGAAACCCAGGAACCTGAAAGCGAAGCTTTGCCCTGGGTGCGTGAATGGGTATCCGCTGCATTAGCATGA